GGGGACAGGTGGGGCTCGGACGTCTGGACAGGCCTTTAGTGAGCTGGACGAAATGTACTATGTACCTGCGCGTATACACGCTACGGATACCTACCTCTCAGTACATTACACCATGTGTGTGCTCTGCATGTTCACGATGGTTGAGGGGTGTGTCCAGGAAGCTagggcggtcgacggcggaCTGGGCGCTACTCTGGCGACCACGTTAGCGCGAACCTCTCGCAGCATGTCTGTCTCTCGAGTGCCGCGTGAGCTCGAGGTTGGGGTGAGAAAAAGGGTCTCGATCCCCTCACATGGTGTCTTTCCCGTTGTGGTCACTGGACTCAGTGGGCGTGGGGAGGGGATCGGGCGGAGGTCACTCGAGAGCTGCAGCTGCATACTCTGTAGAGACCCCAGCGAATCGGCCGGCGATATGCTGGTCGGCTGCATGTCGAACCATTCATCATTCCCGTCCGTGACAGCGATGATGCAGCAGACAGTGCGGCGAGcggggggaagagaagaagtggACTCTACATCGCACATACAGATGCCGCCCAGGGTGGAGACTGAGTCTCCTCCTGAGGGCGACCGAGTGAGCTGACTTCAGCATCTCCAGTTTTTGATAATGGTGTTTTCGCCTCGTTCCATGGAACAACGGCGCTGGCGGTGGAGAGTTGGCTGTGGACGACGGAAAGACCGGAAATGGCGACAGGGCTTTTTCGTCTTTTCCCCTTCGTTTTTTTCTTCATGGGGGGTCTTGCttccctcttttctcctctctttcATGTTTCTGCGTCTGAATACGACGAGGGGAAGGAAGACCTGCCGGATCGCCATGTCCAAGTAGGGCAGCGGACTGACTGGCAGTGGCTGTTCTTTCCATTCGACGATGCATTGACCACAGCGCAGCCATAGCCGTAGGTGGCTAGACATAGGTATGGTGTACCGATCAGTCGCACTTGAAATGCAGTTCTAACCAACCCTGTGCCCTACCTCCACGAAGCAAAGCTAAAGTCAAGATGCACTCGCTCGCTCACTTACTCACttactcactcactcgcttCTATCTCTTGTCTCGACTTTGGGACGGACAAGATGCTCCCATCATCTTCGTTGCTTCTGCGGACGCATCCGGTGTATATCCTCCGCCCTGTCagcttcttttttttcttttcttctctttctttctccctAATCCAGCTCCCTGGTGCTGGGCTTCCCTCACACTAAGACCCCTCGACGCATCTGACTATCTGTATGCCCTGTGCTCTGCCGCTCTCGTTTCTTCTTCAGACATTCTGTACATGGCAGCCGCTCAGTTTGTCCTTTACAGCGCATGCATATTCCGACACATCAACAACCACCATGTCTGATTCTCCGTTACCAGGACTGGCAGGACTCTGTAAGGTGGTGTTCGTCAGCGATCGCCGCAGACGCATGAGCCACATTGTCACTAGGCATTatcagcatcaacaccaccaccactaccaccacaAATCGTCGTCGCTATCGGTCACGGCATCtggccaccaccatcatcatcatcatcatcaccatcaatCACCGCAACCACTacccaccgccgccgccgcctaccCCACTACCACCAGCCGCACCCACCGGCCATCCCAGTCCCCAGCCCACACGCTCGCAGCAGCAAGAGTGCAAGACAACCCATGATCCAGGCGCATCCTTTCCCACCCCCTGGTCCTTGTCCAGCCAGTCCCAGTGTCCGAGCCTAAACCCAAGGTGAACtaacctcgtcgtcctccccTGCCATACCCGGCGCCAGAGAGAGAATCGACCCCTATTGTGTACGCAGGTAACGGCTTAACCTCAGTTCCCTCACTAATACGGAGGTGGTCCTCGCTATCACATCCCTTGTTGTGGTGTCTTGTTTTTGCTTCCCAGACGTCGTCATGATCCCCATAAACACCCCCCTGTTCCTCGTACTGCACTGTACACCCAAGTCATGGCTGGCCAAAAAATACAGTAGCACGCGCGTCAAAGAAAACCTGACCGACTGGGCTGGACCCCGACTTTTTATTGTGCTCCGCTGCTGCAAAGACCCTGACGTAAGGTGCTGTAGGTACCTATTGTACAGATACTGACTGCTGGTTGCCCTGTCCCTGAGCCCTTGCTTCATCGACAGCAGCAACTGTTTCCCATGTCGCCCGCTGACCAGTGACCGTGACCACGACCACTGTGCCTCTGCTTTCCCCACGCCGTTCCGACTCGCCCTGCCAAGGTACATGCATCCAACAACGCGAGCACCAAAAGTACCTTTTGCCAGGTACCGGAGCATTAGATTCCCCTACCGAAATTCTGCCTGAGTAGTGAGTACCTACACAGTCTACCTACCTTCTAAGCATACACTCGTagtgcagcagcaggtaCTTTCGTCCAACCTCACCGTCCACGGCGCACCCGCTGCACGCCCTGTCCGTCTGGCTGCCCGcgctcctcttcttcttccccggcACACTTGGCCCGACCTGGACTGATATTGACGATTTCACGAGGAACTCCGAACGAGAGAGTAGGACAAGCAgggtgaagggggggggagaagacTGGACACCCGCCCCTCTGAAGTCttggccaccgccgccgaagtACTGGCCCCTTGCCCAATCCAGCCGACACCACAGACGTACAACACCCTTTGACTTGCAACTCTGCTCGCTCTCTGCCAGGTTCAACTCTGTACGGCCTGCGGCGGTTCCTTCAGGCTAACGAAACCcgtcttttcccttttcccccaGAGCCCTCCTTCCAGCTACTTTTCTTGGTCCATCAtatcatccatccatctcgcTGTCCCCGTCTCTCGtgcgctctctctcttttctctctgtTCTCCCGGACCTCCCTCCATCCATCAACTTGACGATTTCTCCTTCGTCCCTTCGTCCAACCTCGCCTCGTCTCGCCTTGTTGTTGTCTCCGCCTTGTACTACGACAACCTTTCGTGCAGGCCCCAGAAAGTACCGCCGTACGAATACTACACCACATTTGGCTGTTACAGAGACAATCCGCGACATTCCAAGCTACCTGCTTCTCTTCATTTTCacactccccccccttctccctctctctctctctctctctccctccctctctcacccCTTTCGTCGCATTCTTGCCCTTACTTCCCGGAGACCCTGCGCTCTCTACCCGAATTCCGAAGAAGGCTTCCTCCTGTCAGCAAGTCCACAAATCGATCTTcgggaaaggaaaagaagtGGAAGAACAAGGGGAACAAGAGAGGtcacacacaaacacacacagacTCAGCCTGGTATGCCGGCCAAGTGATTCAGCCAGCTAGTCAGCCAGCAAGCCAACTGAAACCCACGAGTCGAGAGTCGACACCATTTGCAACACCACCTACCGGTCTACTACCGCCCGCCTGCACTCATTGCTTgcttgcctgcctgcctgctAAGAGGCAGTACTGTCACTCCTGCGGCAGCCGCTACTGCTGTTTATTACACAACCGACAACCGACTCCTCTCTatccctttccccctccttgCCGCGCAAATGTTTACACAACCAGTCTCATCGCCACCGACCGTGGGCCCCGTGCCAACATCTGTCACCAATCCCGCCTCGCCCTCTACGAGATCCAGTCGTTTGCGAGGCCTCAGTTATCTCCGCAGCTACACCCAGAACCACATTTTGTCCCGCGAACACAGCAGCAGTCAAGGCTCTAACTCACCAACCTCCAACTCGCactcccactcccactcccacCTGCATCACAACACCGGCGCCAATTCGCACCCTCAGACCCAAACTCAAACTCAAAACCAAAACCACGCCAACCGATCCGTCACTAGCTCTGGTCGTCCGACCCAAAGCCTGCAGCGCTCCCTCAGCTACACGCCTACTTCTACCCCTCGTCGCTCCGACACCGACGCCAGTCTGAACCCTTTGTCCCTCGTTGCCTCGTTGCAGGAGCCTCCctcatcagcatcgtctgCGAGCAAGGCTTCCACCACGCCCTCTTCCCCTGCTGTAGAGCGCCCCTTGGCGGATGCGCTCCCTTCCATCATCGACAACGGTATTGCGACCAGCAGCAGTTTacctcagcagcagcagcagcagcagcagcagcagcaactgACAGTCGACACCGAAACCGCGACCATGACAAGAGCACGCGCTTCTACGACAGGCGATGCaccggccgccgcgtccCCTGCACCCGAAAACCTGCCCTCGATCCGTTTTTCGGCCTACTACGATCCCCGCGCGACGCGTCCCAGTCTAACTTTCCCCCCTGTTTCGCGGACTTTGCCTTCGGGCGGCGAGATCATCAGGGTTGGGCGGTACTCCGAACGGGACAACCAGCCCAGCATCCCCCACAACACCCCTTCGGCTGCTCCAGTGGGGTTCAAGAGCAAGGTGGTCAGTCGCCGCCACTGCGAGTTTTGGTACGATGACGGCAAGTGGTACATCAAGGATGTTAAGAGTTCTTCTGGCACCTTTCTCAATCACATCCGCCTGAGCCCGCCCGGCACAGAGTCGAAACCTTTTCCTGTGAATGACGGCGACATTGTGCAGCTTGGGATTGATTTCAAGGGAGGCGAGGAGATGATCTTTCGCTGCGTCAAGATGCGCCTGGAGCTCAACCGAGGCTGGCAGAACAAGCTCAACACCTTCAAGTAAGTCCTGCCGATCCCGCGTGCAGCTTCGTGCTCTGGCGCTCACACTATGCAGCATGGCGACGCACAAGCGCCTGCGCAACATGACAgcggcgaactcggcgaATTCTTCAACGCAGGATTGCTCCATTTGTCTCAACTCCATCGCGGTAAGTAGCCGGCATGCGCTTGGTTCCCCACACCGCGTGCCAGCAGGAAAGCTAACGATCTTCCAGCCGTGCCAGTGCCTGTTCGTGGCGCCTTGTTCGCATACTTGGCATTTCAAGTGCATCCGTTCCCTCCTCAACTCTCCACAGTATCCCATCTTCGTCTGCCCAAACTGCCGCATGGctgccgacctcgaggctGATATCGAGGATCCCGAAGAGGATTGGGAGcagatggacgaggacgaagaacCGGAGCAGAAGCAGCTGAAGCAGGAGACCGATGCGAACGCAGCTGCTCCTGCCGAGCCTATtcctgcccctccccctttggCAAGCTCAAGACCCCAACTGCCCGAAATCGaacacgacgacgatgctATGGACTTCACGGTTGCCCTTGACCGAGCCCAAACCATGGCAGAAGCGCCAGAGGCTGCCCCGCGGACGGTCGCTCCCCACACGTCGATCCCGCCTGTTCCAATTCCCGCCGTGGCAGCCGCCCAGGCAGCCGCCTCGCGAAGCGGTC
The genomic region above belongs to Colletotrichum higginsianum IMI 349063 chromosome 2, whole genome shotgun sequence and contains:
- a CDS encoding FHA domain-containing protein, whose product is MFTQPVSSPPTVGPVPTSVTNPASPSTRSSRLRGLSYLRSYTQNHILSREHSSSQGSNSPTSNSHSHSHSHLHHNTGANSHPQTQTQTQNQNHANRSVTSSGRPTQSLQRSLSYTPTSTPRRSDTDASLNPLSLVASLQEPPSSASSASKASTTPSSPAVERPLADALPSIIDNGIATSSSLPQQQQQQQQQQQLTVDTETATMTRARASTTGDAPAAASPAPENLPSIRFSAYYDPRATRPSLTFPPVSRTLPSGGEIIRVGRYSERDNQPSIPHNTPSAAPVGFKSKVVSRRHCEFWYDDGKWYIKDVKSSSGTFLNHIRLSPPGTESKPFPVNDGDIVQLGIDFKGGEEMIFRCVKMRLELNRGWQNKLNTFNMATHKRLRNMTAANSANSSTQDCSICLNSIAPCQCLFVAPCSHTWHFKCIRSLLNSPQYPIFVCPNCRMAADLEADIEDPEEDWEQMDEDEEPEQKQLKQETDANAAAPAEPIPAPPPLASSRPQLPEIEHDDDAMDFTVALDRAQTMAEAPEAAPRTVAPHTSIPPVPIPAVAAAQAAASRSGRDTRTPSPIGNHLVTANEGPITPRNDAGPWVFDGSAGRRAAEASSGMRSLNAAAEMDVDR